Genomic segment of Streptomyces longhuiensis:
GGGTGAGACGGTCGCGAAGGTGAACAAGAAGGTGTTCGTGTTCCTCGGTGTCGACGACGGCAGCTTTCCGATGGGGCTCACGGTCAAGCTCAGGGACGAGGAGGCGCACGCGCACGCGCTCACGACCCCGGGCGCCGAGCCCGCCGGGTACGGCCTCGGCAAGGCGGGCTGGGTGCGGATACCCCTGGACGTGAAGGGCGCCCCGGGCGCGGAGCTGCTCTGCGACTGGGTGGAGGAGAGCTATCGGACGGTGGCCACGAAGAAGCTCGTCGCCGAACTGGACGCGCGATGAGCGCCGCCCCCGGGAGCTGACGGCATGCCGTCACAGGCCCGTGCCGCCGAATCCGTACGTGTCTCCTGGCAACACCGCAGCAGCGCGTCGTAAATTACTAAGCGCTTGCTCTCCAGGGGTTGTGCTGAGTGGAACACGTTCTTAGCATCGCTGGTGTTACATCAGTTGTGTCACAGTGCTGGGGGCTCGATGGCAGTGGCAGGGATGGCGAACAGCGGCCCGCTCGCCGGGGTGCGCGTGGTCGAACTGGCGGGCATCGGCCCGGGCCCGTTCGCCGCGATGCTCCTCGCCGACCTGGGTGCCGATGTCGTGCGCGTGGACCGCCCCGGCGGCGCCGGGCTCGCGATCGACCCCGCGTACGACATCACCAACCGCAACAAACGCTCCGTGATCATCGACCTCAAGGCGGAGGACGGCGCCGCGCGCGTCCTCGACCTCGTCGCCAAGGCGGACGTCCTCATCGAGGGCTACCGTCCCGGGGTCGCCGAGCGCCTGGGCGTCGGCCCCGACACGTGTCACGCCCGCAACCCGCGCCTCGTCTACGGACGCATGACCGGCTGGGGCCAGGAAGGCCCCCTCGCGCAGCGCGCCGGGCACGACATCGCGTACATCGCCCTCACCGGCACCCTCGGCATGATCGGCAAGCCGGACGAGCCGCCGACCGTCCCCGCGAACCTCGTCGGTGACTTCGCGGGCGGCTCGCTCTACCTCGTCGTCGGCATCCTCGCCGCTCTCCACCACGCGCGTGACACCGGCGCGGGCCAGGTCGTGGACGCCGCGATCGTCGACGGCGCCTCGCACCTCGCCGCGATGATCCACGGCATGGTCGCGGCCGGCGGCTGGCAGGACCGGCGCGGCAGCAACCTCCTCGACGGCGGCTGCCCCTTCTACGGGACGTACGAGACCTCCGACGGCCAGTACATGGCGGTCGGCGCTCTTGAGCAGCAGTTCTACGACGAGTTCATCGCGCTCCTCGGCATCGGGGACACGGCGCCCGCCCGCAAGGACCTCGCCCGCTGGGGCGAGCTGCGCGACGCCGTCGCCGCCCGCTTCAAGACCCGTACCCGCGAGGAGTGGACGACCGTGTTCGAGGGATCCGACGCGTGCGTGGCGCCGGTCCTGTCCCTGCGCGAGGCGCCCGGCCACCCCCATCTGGCCGCGCGCGGCACCTTCACCGAATACGGCGGCATCACCCAGCCCGCCCCCGCACCCCGCTTCTCCGCGACCCCCACCGCTGTCCGCGGCGGCCCCGCGCAGCCGGGCGCCGACACCGCCGGCGTGGCCCGCGACTGGGACGTACCGAGCCTGACGAAGGAAGAGAACTGATGGAGCTGTCCGCCCCCCTCGCCTACGCAGCCGACCCCCGGCAGGCGGCCGACGACGCCGCCGCGCTCGAGTCGGCGGGCCTCGACGCCGTCTGGGTCGCGGAGGCCTACGGCTTCGACTCGCCCACGATCATGGGCTATCTCGCCGCCCGCACCGAGCGCATGAAGATCGGCGCCGCGATCCTCAACGTCTACTCGCGCACCCCCGCCCTCATCGCCCAGACCGCCGCCGGACTCGACGCGGTCTCCGGAGGCCGCGCCGTCATCGGTCTGGGCGCGTCGGGTCCGCAGGTCGTCGAGGGCTGGCACGGCAAGGCGTACGACAAGCCCCTCGGCCGTACCCGCGAGACCATCGAGCTGACCCGGCGCATCCTGCGCCGCGAGGTCATCGACCACCACGGCATCACGGACATGCCGCTGCCCCCGGAGAAGGGCGGCAGGCTCGGGAAGCCCCTGAAGATGCTCTCCAAGCCCGTGCGCCCCGAAGTCCCGCTGTACGTCGCCTCGTTGGGTCCGGCCAACGTCCGGATGACTGCCGAGATCGCCGACGGCTGGCTACCCACCCTCTTCATCCCCGAGAAGGCCCACCAGGTGTGGGGCACCCCGCTCGCCGAGGGCGCCGCCAAGCGCGCCCCCGAGCTCGGACCGCTCCAGGTCGTCGCCGGCGGCCTGCTCGCCATCGGCGAGGACGCGGCGGCCGCGCGCGACCTCGCCCGCCCCAACATCGCCCTCTACGTGGGCGGCATGGGCGCCGTCGGCAAGAACTTCTACAACGACCTCGCCGTGGCCTACGGCTACGAGAAGGAGGCCAAGCTCATCCAGGAGCTCTACCTCTCCGGGAAGAAGAAGGAGGCGGAGGCCGCCGTCCCGGACGAGTTCTGCGAGCTCATGAGCCTGTGCGGGCCCGAGAGCTACGTACGTGAGCGTGTCGAGGCCTTCCGCGCCGCGGGCGTCACCATGCTGAACGTCATCCCGGTCGGTCCCGAGCCCGCCCGGCTGGTCGAGACCGTCAAGAACTGGCTGTAGGGGAGGGCACCACGATGGCAATGGAACGGCAGATCTTCACCGAGGAGCACGACGCGTTCCGCGAGACGGTGCGCACCTTCCTCGCCAAGGAGGTCACCCCGCACTACGAGCAGTGGGAGAAGGACGGCATCGTCTCGCGCGAGGCCTGGCTCGCGGCCGGACGCCAGGGCCTGCTCGGGCTCGCCGTGCCCGAGGAGTACGGGGGCGGCGGCAACGCCGACTTCCGCTACAGCGCCGTCATCGCCGAGGAGTTCACGCGCGCGGGAGCCGCCGGCCTCGCGATCGGTCTCCACAACGACATCATCGGGCCGTATCTGACCTCACTCGCCACGGACGAGCAGAAGCGCCGCTGGCTTCCCGGATTCTGCGACGGCTCGCTGATCACCGCCATCGCGATGACCGAGCCGGGTGCCGGATCCGACCTCCAGGGCATCCGCACCTCGGCCGAGGACCGCGGCGACCACTGGGTGCTCAACGGCTCCAAGACGTTCATCTCGAACGGGATCCTCGCCGACCTCGTGATCGTCGTCGCCAAGACGACGCCCGACGGCGGCGCCCACGGCCTGTCCCTCCTGGTCGTCGAGCGCGGTATGGAGGGCTTCGAGCGCGGCCGCAACCTCGACAAGATCGGCCAGAAGTCCCAGGACACGGCCGAGCTCTTCTTCAACGACGTACGCGTTCCGAAGGAGAATCTCCTCGGCGAGCTCAACGGCGCCTTCGTCCACCTGATGACGAACCTCGCGCAGGAGCGCATGGGCATCGCCGTCGCCGGGATCGCCGCCGCGGAGCACCTCCTGGAGATCACCACGACCTACGTCAAGGAGCGCGAGGCCTTCGGCCGGCCGCTCGCCAAGCTCCAGCACATCCGGTTCGAGATAGCCGAGATGGCGACCGAGTGCGCCGTCACCCGGACCTTCCTGGACCGCTGCATCGTCGACCACTCGAACGGCGAACTCGACGCGGTGCACGCCTCGATGGCCAAGTGGTGGGCCACCGAGCTCCAGAAGCGCGTGGCGGACCGCTGCCTCCAGCTCCACGGCGGCTACGGCTACATGACGGAGTACCGCGTCGCCAAGGCCTTCACCGACGGACGCATCCAGACGATCTACGGCGGCACGACCGAGATCATGAAGGAGATCATCGGGCGCTCCCTGCTCGGCTGACCCCCCCACCGACCTCCCGGCCCGGCCCACCCTCGTCGCCCGGCCCACCCTCATTGAAAGGCAAGCGAGTGAGCACCGAAGCGTACGTGTACGACGCGATCCGCACCCCGCGCGGACGCGGCAAGGCGACCGGCTCCCTGCACGGGACCAAGCCGATCGACCTGGTCGTCGGCCTCATCCACGAGATCCAGGCCCGCTTCCCGGACCTCGATCCGGCCGCCATCGACGACATCGTGCTCGGCGTCGTCGGCCCGGTCGGCGACCAGGGATCCGACATCGCGCGGATCGCGGCCATCGCCGCCGGACTGCCCGACACCGTGGCCGGTGTGCAGGAGAACCGCTTCTGTGCCTCGGGCCTCGAAGCGGTCAACCTGGCGGCCATGAAGGTCCGTTCGGGCTGGGAGGACCTCGTCCTCGCCGGCGGCGTCGAGTCGATGTCGCGCGTCCCGATGGCCTCGGACGGCGGCGCCTGGTTCGCCGACCCGATGACCAACTACGAGACGGGCTTCGTGCCGCAGGGCATCGGCGCGGACCTCATCGCCACCATCGAGGGCTTCTCGCGGCGCGACGTCGACGAGTACGCGGCGCTCTCGCAGGAGCGCGCGGCCGCCGCCGTGAAGGACGGCCGTTTCGCCCGCTCCGTCGTGCCCGTCAAGGACCGCAGCGGCCTGACCGTCCTCGACCACGACGAATTCCTGCGCCCCGGCACGACCGCCGACTCGCTCGCCAAGCTGAAGCCGTCGTTCGCGGACATCGGTGACCTCGGCGGCTTCGACGCCGTCGCGCTGCAGAAGTACCACTGGGTCGAGAAGATCGACCACGTCCACCACGCGGGCAACTCCTCCGGCATCGTCGACGGCGCGTCCCTCGTCGCCATCGGCACCAAGGAGGTCGGCGAGCGCCACGGTCTGACCCCGCGCGCGCGGATCGTCTCCGCGGCCGTCTCCGGTTCCGAGCCCACCATCATGCTCACCGGTCCCGCGCCCGCGGCCCGCAAGGCCCTCGCCAAGGCGGGTCTGACCATCGGCGACATCGACCTCGTCGAGATCAACGAGGCCTTCGCGGCCGTCGTCCTGCGTTTCGTCAAGGACATGGGCCTGTCCCTCGACAAGGTCAACGTCAACGGCGGCGCCATCGCGCTCGGCCACCCGCTCGGCGCCACCGGCGCGATGATCCTCGGCACCCTCATCGACGAACTGGAGCGCCAGGACAAGCGCTACGGCCTCGCCACGCTGTGCGTCGGCGGGGGCATGGGCATCGCCACGATCGTCGAGCGTCTCTGACCGTCCTTTCCCGCACTGGCATCTACGGAGCAGCAGCAATGACAGCACTTTCGGCGAGTACCACCATCCGCTGGGAACAGGACGAGACCGGCATCGTCACGCTCGTCCTCGACGACCCCAACCAGTCCGCGAACACGATGAACCAGGCGTTCAAGGACTCCATCGCCGCGATCGCCGACCGCGCCGAGGCCGAGAAGGACTCGATCCGCGGCATCATCTACACCTCCGCCAAGAAGACGTTCTTCGCCGGCGGTGACCTCAAGGACATGATGAAGGCCGGCCCCGAGAACGCCCAGCAGGCGTTCGAGACCGGCACCGGCATCAAGAACTCCCTGCGCCGCATCGAGACGCTCGGCAAGCCCGTCGTCGCGGCGATCAACGGCGCGGCCCTGGGCGGCGGTTACGAGATCGCGCTGGCCTCCCACCACCGCATCGCCCTCGACGCGCCCGGCTCCAAGATCGGCCTCCCGGAGGTCACGCTCGGCCTGCTCCCCGCGGGCGGCGGCGTGACCCGCACCGTACGCCTCATGGGCATCACCGACGCCCTGCTGAAGGTGCTCCTCCAGGGCACCCAGTACACCCCGACGCGCGCCCTGGAGAACGGCCTCGTCCACGAAGTGGCGGCCACCCCCGAGGAGATGCTCGCCCAGGCGCGCGCCTTCATCGACGCCAACCCCGAGTCGCAGCAGCCCTGGGACAAGCCCGGCTACCGCATCCCGGGCGGCACCCCGGCCAACCCGAAGTTCGCGGCGAACCTGCCCGCCTTCCCGGCCAACCTCAAGAAGCAGCTGAACGGCGCCCCCTACCCGGCCCCGCGCAACATCCTCGCCGCGGCCGTCGAGGGCTCCCAGGTCGACTTCGAGACGGCCCTGGTCATCGAGGCGCGCTACTTCACCGAGCTCGTCACCGGCCAGACCGCGAAGAACATGATCCAGGCGTTCTTCTTCGACCTCCAGGCCGTCAACTCCGGCGCGAACCGCCCCAAGGGCATCGAGAAGCGCACCGTCCGCAAGGTCGCCGTCCTCGGCGCCGGCATGATGGGCGCGGGCATCGCCTACTCGTGTGCCCGCGCGGGCATCGAGGTCGTCCTCAAGGACGTGACCGCCGACGCCGCCGCCCGGGGCAAGGGCTACTCCGAGAAGCTCTGCGCCAAGGCCGTCTCCCGCGGCCGTACCACGCAGGAGAAGGCGGACGCGCTCCTCGCCCGCATCACGCCCACCGCCGAACCGCAGGACCTCGCGGGCTGCGACGCCGTGATCGAGGCCGTCTTCGAGGACCCGGCGCTCAAGCACAAGGTCTTCAAGGAGATCCAGCACGTCGTCGAGCCCGACGCGCTGCTGTGCTCCAACACCTCGACCCTGCCGATCACCCTCCTCGCCGAGGGCGTCGAGCGGCCCGTCGACTTCATCGGGCTGCACTTCTTCTCGCCCGTCGACAAGATGCCGCTCGTCGAGATCATCAAGGGCGAGCAGAGCGGCGACGAGGCGCTCGCCCGCGCCTTCGACCTGGTCCGCCAGATCAACAAGACCCCGATCGTCGTGAACGACTCGCGCGGGTTCTTCACCTCGCGCGTGATCGGGCACTTCATCAACGAGGGCGTCGCGATGGTCGCCGAGGGCATCGAGCCCGCCTCCGTCGAGCAGGCCGCGGCCCAGGCCGGCTACCCGGCCAAGGTCCTGTCCCTCATGGACGAGCTGACGCTGACCCTGCCCCGCAAGATCCGTAACGAGACGAAGCGGGCCGTGGAGGAGGCGGGCGGCACTTGGGCCGGCCACCCCTCGGACGTCGTCATCGACCGCATGGTCGAGGAGTTCGACCGTCCCGGGCGCAGCGGCGGCGCGGGCTTCTACGAGTACGTGGACGGCAAGCGCGCCGGCCTGTGGCCGGGCCTGCGTGAGCACTTCACCAAGCCCGGGTACGAGATCCCGTTCGAGGACATGCAGGAGCGCATGCTCTTCTCCGAGGCGCTCGACACGGTGCGCCTCCTGGAGGAGGGCGTCCTGACCTCGGTCGCCGACGCCAACATCGGCTCCATCTTCGGCATCGGCTTCCCGGGCTGGACCGGCGGAGTCCTGCAGTACATCAACGGTTACGAAGGTGGCCTGCCCGGCTTCGTGGCCCGCTCGCGCGAGCTCGCCGAGCGCTACGGCGAGCGGTTCCGGCCGACCGCGCTGCTCGTCGAGAAGGCCGAGAAGGGCGAGACCTTCACC
This window contains:
- a CDS encoding MmcQ/YjbR family DNA-binding protein → MPGATEDFPWGETVAKVNKKVFVFLGVDDGSFPMGLTVKLRDEEAHAHALTTPGAEPAGYGLGKAGWVRIPLDVKGAPGAELLCDWVEESYRTVATKKLVAELDAR
- a CDS encoding CaiB/BaiF CoA transferase family protein encodes the protein MAVAGMANSGPLAGVRVVELAGIGPGPFAAMLLADLGADVVRVDRPGGAGLAIDPAYDITNRNKRSVIIDLKAEDGAARVLDLVAKADVLIEGYRPGVAERLGVGPDTCHARNPRLVYGRMTGWGQEGPLAQRAGHDIAYIALTGTLGMIGKPDEPPTVPANLVGDFAGGSLYLVVGILAALHHARDTGAGQVVDAAIVDGASHLAAMIHGMVAAGGWQDRRGSNLLDGGCPFYGTYETSDGQYMAVGALEQQFYDEFIALLGIGDTAPARKDLARWGELRDAVAARFKTRTREEWTTVFEGSDACVAPVLSLREAPGHPHLAARGTFTEYGGITQPAPAPRFSATPTAVRGGPAQPGADTAGVARDWDVPSLTKEEN
- a CDS encoding LLM class F420-dependent oxidoreductase — encoded protein: MELSAPLAYAADPRQAADDAAALESAGLDAVWVAEAYGFDSPTIMGYLAARTERMKIGAAILNVYSRTPALIAQTAAGLDAVSGGRAVIGLGASGPQVVEGWHGKAYDKPLGRTRETIELTRRILRREVIDHHGITDMPLPPEKGGRLGKPLKMLSKPVRPEVPLYVASLGPANVRMTAEIADGWLPTLFIPEKAHQVWGTPLAEGAAKRAPELGPLQVVAGGLLAIGEDAAAARDLARPNIALYVGGMGAVGKNFYNDLAVAYGYEKEAKLIQELYLSGKKKEAEAAVPDEFCELMSLCGPESYVRERVEAFRAAGVTMLNVIPVGPEPARLVETVKNWL
- a CDS encoding acyl-CoA dehydrogenase family protein; amino-acid sequence: MERQIFTEEHDAFRETVRTFLAKEVTPHYEQWEKDGIVSREAWLAAGRQGLLGLAVPEEYGGGGNADFRYSAVIAEEFTRAGAAGLAIGLHNDIIGPYLTSLATDEQKRRWLPGFCDGSLITAIAMTEPGAGSDLQGIRTSAEDRGDHWVLNGSKTFISNGILADLVIVVAKTTPDGGAHGLSLLVVERGMEGFERGRNLDKIGQKSQDTAELFFNDVRVPKENLLGELNGAFVHLMTNLAQERMGIAVAGIAAAEHLLEITTTYVKEREAFGRPLAKLQHIRFEIAEMATECAVTRTFLDRCIVDHSNGELDAVHASMAKWWATELQKRVADRCLQLHGGYGYMTEYRVAKAFTDGRIQTIYGGTTEIMKEIIGRSLLG
- a CDS encoding acetyl-CoA C-acetyltransferase — protein: MSTEAYVYDAIRTPRGRGKATGSLHGTKPIDLVVGLIHEIQARFPDLDPAAIDDIVLGVVGPVGDQGSDIARIAAIAAGLPDTVAGVQENRFCASGLEAVNLAAMKVRSGWEDLVLAGGVESMSRVPMASDGGAWFADPMTNYETGFVPQGIGADLIATIEGFSRRDVDEYAALSQERAAAAVKDGRFARSVVPVKDRSGLTVLDHDEFLRPGTTADSLAKLKPSFADIGDLGGFDAVALQKYHWVEKIDHVHHAGNSSGIVDGASLVAIGTKEVGERHGLTPRARIVSAAVSGSEPTIMLTGPAPAARKALAKAGLTIGDIDLVEINEAFAAVVLRFVKDMGLSLDKVNVNGGAIALGHPLGATGAMILGTLIDELERQDKRYGLATLCVGGGMGIATIVERL
- a CDS encoding 3-hydroxyacyl-CoA dehydrogenase NAD-binding domain-containing protein, translated to MTALSASTTIRWEQDETGIVTLVLDDPNQSANTMNQAFKDSIAAIADRAEAEKDSIRGIIYTSAKKTFFAGGDLKDMMKAGPENAQQAFETGTGIKNSLRRIETLGKPVVAAINGAALGGGYEIALASHHRIALDAPGSKIGLPEVTLGLLPAGGGVTRTVRLMGITDALLKVLLQGTQYTPTRALENGLVHEVAATPEEMLAQARAFIDANPESQQPWDKPGYRIPGGTPANPKFAANLPAFPANLKKQLNGAPYPAPRNILAAAVEGSQVDFETALVIEARYFTELVTGQTAKNMIQAFFFDLQAVNSGANRPKGIEKRTVRKVAVLGAGMMGAGIAYSCARAGIEVVLKDVTADAAARGKGYSEKLCAKAVSRGRTTQEKADALLARITPTAEPQDLAGCDAVIEAVFEDPALKHKVFKEIQHVVEPDALLCSNTSTLPITLLAEGVERPVDFIGLHFFSPVDKMPLVEIIKGEQSGDEALARAFDLVRQINKTPIVVNDSRGFFTSRVIGHFINEGVAMVAEGIEPASVEQAAAQAGYPAKVLSLMDELTLTLPRKIRNETKRAVEEAGGTWAGHPSDVVIDRMVEEFDRPGRSGGAGFYEYVDGKRAGLWPGLREHFTKPGYEIPFEDMQERMLFSEALDTVRLLEEGVLTSVADANIGSIFGIGFPGWTGGVLQYINGYEGGLPGFVARSRELAERYGERFRPTALLVEKAEKGETFTDA